The Ictidomys tridecemlineatus isolate mIctTri1 chromosome 6, mIctTri1.hap1, whole genome shotgun sequence genome includes a region encoding these proteins:
- the LOC144364951 gene encoding uncharacterized protein LOC144364951, with amino-acid sequence MVASSSLEAVRRKIRSLQEHADAAEERADSLQHELDLERKLRETAEADVASLNRRIQLVEEELDPAQKRLATALQKLVEAERAADESERGMKVIERRAQKDEEKREIQEIQLKEAKHIAEDADRKYEEVAGKLVIIESDLERAEERAEFSEGQVQQLEEQLRMMDQTLTTLMAAEDKYSQKEDKYEEEIKVLSDKLKERSVTKLEKSIDDLEEKVAHAKEENLSMHQMLDQTFLELNNMRKPP; translated from the coding sequence ATGGTGGCGAGCAGCTCGCTGGAGGCGGTGCGGAGAAAGATCCGGAGCCTACAGGAGCATGCGGACGCAGCGGAGGAGCGGGCGGACAGTCTGCAGCACGAGCTGGACCTTGAAAGGAAGCTGAGGGAGACCGCTGAAGCTGATGTAGCTTCTCTGAACAGACGCATCCAGCTGGTTGAGGAAGAGTTGGATCCTGCTCAGAAGCGTCTGGCAACAGCTTTGCAGAAGCTGGTGGAGGCTGAAAGAGCAGCAGATGAAAGCGAGAGAGGCATGAAAGTCATTGAAAGAAGAGCccaaaaggatgaagaaaaaagggaaattcagGAGATCCAACTGAAAGAGGCCAAGCACATTGCTGAAGATGCCGACCGAAAATATGAAGAGGTGGCCGGTAAGCTGGTCATCATTGAAAGTGACCTGGAACGTGCAGAGGAGCGGGCTGAGTTCTCAGAAGGCCAAGTTCAACAGCTGGAAGAGCAATTAAGAATGATGGATCAGACCTTGACAACATTAATGGCTGCAGAGGATAAGTACTCTCAGAAGGAAGACAAATATGAGGAAGAGATCAAGGTCCTTTCTGACAAGCTGAAGGAGAGGTCAGTAACTAAATTGGAGAAAAGCATTGATGACTTAGAAGAGAAAGTGGCTCATGCCAAAGAAGAAAACCTTAGTATGCATCAGATGCTGGATCAGACTTTCCTGGAGTTAAACAACATGAGAAAACCTCCTTAG